Proteins co-encoded in one Melospiza melodia melodia isolate bMelMel2 chromosome 8, bMelMel2.pri, whole genome shotgun sequence genomic window:
- the ACKR3 gene encoding atypical chemokine receptor 3: protein MSALDLTSILDFLETANLTEINWTCSSGECITVDATTCPGTLNKSALLYTLSFFYIFIFVIGLVANSVVVWVNLQAKMTGYETHLYIFNLAIADLCVVITLPVWVVSLVQHNQWHMGEITCKITHLIFSINLYSSIFFLACMSVDRYLSVAYFTNSSSRKKKIIRRCICVLVWLLAFCASLPDTYYLKTVSSNSETYCRPVYPEESFKEWLIGMELISVVLGFLIPFPVIAVFYFLLAKSISASGDQERKSNGKIIFSYVVVFLVCWLPYHVAVLLDIFYSLHFIPISCQMENFLYATLHITQCFSLVHCCVNPILYSFINRNYRYELMKAFIFKYSAKTGLTKLIDTSRVSEAEYSALEQNAK from the coding sequence ATGAGCGCGCTTGACTTGACTTCCATCCTGGATTTCCTGGAGACGGCCAACCTGACGGAGATCAACTGGACGTGCAGCAGCGGCGAGTGCATCACGGTGGACGCCACGACATGCCCTGGCACGCTCAACAAGAGCGCCCTGCTCTACACCCTGTCCTTCTTCTACATCTTCATCTTCGTCATAGGCCTGGTGGCCAACTCGGTGGTGGTGTGGGTCAACCTGCAGGCCAAAATGACGGGCTATGAGACCCACCTGTACATCTTCAACCTGGCCATCGCCGACCTGTGCGTCGTCATCACCCTGCCCGTGTGGGTCGTCTCGCTGGTCCAGCACAACCAGTGGCACATGGGGGAGATCACGTGCAAGATAACCCACCTGATATTTTCCATCAACTTGTACAGCAGCATCTTCTTCCTGGCGTGCATGAGCGTGGACCGCTACCTCTCGGTCGCCTACTTCACCAACTCCAGCAGCCGCAAGAAGAAGATCATCCGCCGCTGCATCTGCGTCCTGGTGTGGCTCCTGGCCTTCTGCGCCTCCCTCCCGGACACCTATTACCTCAAGACTGTCTCTTCCAACAGTGAGACCTACTGCAGGCCCGTTTACCCCGAGGAGAGCTTCAAGGAGTGGCTGATTGGCATGGAGCTCATCTCCGTGGTGCTGGGCTTCCTCATCCCCTTTCCCGTCATCGCCGTGTTTTATTTCCTCCTGGCCAAGAGCATCTCCGCCTCTGGCGACCAGGAGCGCAAGAGCAACGGGAAGATCATCTTCTCCTACGTGGTGGTGTTCCTGGTGTGCTGGCTGCCCTACCACGTGGCCGTCCTGCTGGACATCTTCTACAGCCTTCACTTCATCCCCATCAGCTGCCAGATGGAGAACTTCCTCTACGCCACCCTGCACATCACTCAGTGCTTCTCGCTGGTGCACTGCTGCGTCAACCCCATCCTGTACAGCTTCATCAACCGCAACTACCGATACGAGCTGATGAAAGCCTTCATCTTCAAGTACTCTGCCAAAACTGGCCTCACCAAACTCATCGACACCTCCAGAGTGTCAGAAGCAGAATACTCAGCTCTGGAGCAAAATGCCAAATGA